From the Erythrolamprus reginae isolate rEryReg1 chromosome Z, rEryReg1.hap1, whole genome shotgun sequence genome, one window contains:
- the LOC139154129 gene encoding uncharacterized protein DDB_G0284459-like produces MITGFQYFSDCYKEEGVIQFSKAPEGRDPTRSQWNPPEDIHDQALGWSPSPGKLQKLLQMPEYSVFRGAQTFESNFFQVTKDGQFSNIHKQLNVITIGILASNPKMLLPDLMIIAREKQETTNRNVKSKTLEITRLIPLDLVEIFVHDASKRQFKVQLPTGDKYYLQLLVKEEKADFLFECWLRLIYLMRLASGKARIPDNVPGKKLERPPSKEQVQHLAPKLRKEFAGKESAKVQPRLQEQSSPKRTSLGFTPRLAEPTSPADRLTPNFERKKRLFSRISSESNIIPVSLKKSKKEICLLEKTNTESPLQNSPQAVRNEAPAAPPRANNPGRPNPPPPQSHPPQTNQPASRVEPKLVGAGPSQAVQRKSEVESEKISFPVNPHHRANQSQNSQTNKPGNPNTALQNKPQSFPNTSSEKGHLTSQNDTGQQVRRIKMSVGVETSQLICKTVAVGPSETVGAKLNDPPNKSLNAGTSHNDQNKSTGNIEKKETRRKQAPVSKNKVKNAINTVKEKTSVKIVTLYTMLSASLEKLKKSSKDDTKHTTPKTSKHVTISGVIAKSKKSIVVQDEKTGKTLGAASKEATCVVAKKKYHSSSQPPKSLDKDANNPQTPSDRKSLLETEEARKLGQPIAAEERGTTSLTSQAPHKNTGVEQCSVPGLENREASKKTLPTTKTAGKSRNVATTPPL; encoded by the exons ATGATAACAGGGTTCCAATATTTCAGcgactgctacaaagaagagggagtcatccaattctccaaagcacctgaag GAAGAGACCCAACAAGGAGCCAATGGAATCCTCCAGAAGATATCCATGATCAAGCTCTGGGCTGGTCACCATCACCTGGCAAACTGCAGAAATTGCTGCAGATGCCAGAGTACAGTGTGTTTCGGGGTGCACAAACTTTCGAGAGCAACTTTTTCCAG GTGACCAAAGACGGCCAATTCAGTAACATCCACAAGCAACTCAATGTAATCACTATTGGTATCTTAGCCAGCAACCCCAAGATGCTCCTTCCTGATCTGATGATTATTGCCcgggaaaaacaagaaacaacaaATAGAAACGTGAAGTCTAAAACGTTAGAAATAACCCG ATTGATCCCACTGGACCTGGTGGAGATTTTTGTTCATGACGCCAGCAAACGGCAGTTTAAAGTTCAACTGCCCACAGGAGACAAGTATTACCTGCAACTCTTAGTCAAGGAAGAGAAGGCGGATTTCCTCTTCGAGTGCTGGCTGCGCCTGATTTACCTGATGCGCTTGGCCAGTGGCAAGGCCAGGATTCCGGACAATGTCCCTGGGAAGAAACTTGAG AGGCCTCCTTCTAAAGAACAGGTTCAACATTTAGCTCCTAAACTGAGGAAGGAGTTTGCAGGTAAGGAATCAGCCAAGGTCCAGCCCAGGTTGCAGGAACAATCTTCTCCCAAACGGACCTCTCTGGGCTTCACCCCCAGGTTAGCTGAGCCAACTTCACCAGCAGATCGGCTGACGCCCAACTTTGAGAGAAAGAAGCGCCTTTTTTCAAGAATATCATCTGAATCTAATATCATCCCCGTCTCacttaaaaaaagcaaaaaagaaatatGTTTGTTAGAAAAGACAAACACGGAGTCTCCATTACAAAATAGCCCTCAAGCCGTGAGGAACGAGGCTCCTGCTGCTCCACCAAGGGCGAACAATCCTGGCCGACCAAACCCACCTCCGCCACAGAGCCACCCACCACAAACGAATCAACCTGCCTCCAGAGTTGAACCAAAGTTGGTGGGAGCTGGTCCATCTCAGGCTGTCCAAAGGAAATCAGAAGTAGAATCTGAGAAAATCAGCTTTCCAGTTAATCCGCATCATCGAGCCAACCAGAGCCAGAACAGTCAAACTAATAAACCGGGGAACCCAAACACGGCTCTGCAGAACAAGCCACAATCTTTTCCGAATACGTCTTCAGAAAAGGGACATCTCACTTCTCAAAACGACACCGGGCAACAAGTTCGCAGAATCAAAATGTCAGTAGGAGTGGAGACTTCTCAACTCATCTGCAAGACAGTGGCCGTGGGGCCCTCGGAAACAGTGGGCGCAAAGTTGAACGACCCTCCCAACAAATCATTGAATGCGGGTACATCCCACAACGATCAAAATAAGTCCACAGGAAACATAGAGAAAAAAGAAACGAGAAG AAAGCAGGCACCTGTGTCCAAGAACAAAGTGAAAAATGCAATAAACACAG TTAAGGAAAAAACCAGTGTTAAAATTGTAACCCTCTATACCATGCTGTCCGCATCGTTagagaagctgaagaaatcaagTAAAGATGATACTAAG CACACGACCCCCAAAACTTCCAAACACGTCACAATATCTGGGGTGATTGCCAAATCAAAAAAAAGTATTGTGGTGCAGGATGAGAAGACCGGCAAGACTTTAGGAGCCGCCTCCAAGGAAGCCACTTGTGTGGTGGCGAAGAAAAAATATCATTCATCTTCACAGCCCCCGAAATCACTAGACAAAGACGCCAATAATCCACAGACTCCTTCAGATAGAAAGAGCCTTTTGGAAACAGAGGAAGCCAGAAAGTTAGGACAACCAATTGCAGCCGAGGAGCGCGGTACGACAAGTCTCACTTCTCAAGCACCACACAAGAATACAGGTGTGGAGCAATGCAGCGTCCCAGGCTTGGAGAATCGAGAGGCTTCTAAAAAGACTTTGCCTACAACCAAAACAGCTGGGAAATCTAGAAACGTAGCTACCACCCCCCCTCTGTAA
- the COX6B2 gene encoding cytochrome c oxidase subunit 6B2: MQSVSAATLDTKKGKVSFTAPFDPRFPFTNQTRNCYQNYIDYYRCLNIMKTKGKDIEKCEWYHKVYKSLCPSSWIDHWDEQRKLGTFPGKI, translated from the exons ATGCAGAGTGTTTCAGCTGCTACACTAGACACCAAGAAAGGGAAAGTCTCTTTCACAGCTCCTTTTGATCCTCGTTTTCCATTCACCAACCAGACTCGTAACTGCTATCAGAATTATATCG ATTATTACCGTTGTCTGAATATTATGAAAACCAAAGGCAAGGATATAGAGAAGTGTGAATGGTACCATAAGGTTTACAAATCCTTGTGTCCCAGCAGTTGG ATTGATCATTGGGATGAGCAACGTAAACTGGGAACTTTTCCTGGCAAGATATAA